TTGCTTTCTGTCCTTCTCCCGATCCCGAAACAGCATGCAGGCAATCCTGTGACTTTGACAGCATATGCGACATCAAGACTTCCCTGCGCCCCTGCAAGACTAACCTGCCGTCCTGCGGTAACACTAGCAATATCCTGGACTTTCTTTACCCATGGATGGTTCATATCAGTGAGCATGGGCGCATATATCTCATCGCAGCTGTATTTGAGGCCTATTTCAGGATGTTTCAGCAAAACATTTGATATGGCACTATCGAATTCTTTGCATACATCATCAAAATTTTCTTCAGGAATAAAGCGCCTGTCACCCTTCATAGTACACTTATCAGGAACAATATTCTGCTTCACCCCCGCATTCATCAAGTTTATATTCAGGACAGGCATGAGAGTTTTTATCCCTGCTTTTTCTGATATCGCTAAACTTCCCGGGACTTTTGAGCGCCGCTTTTCCACTTTCTCTTTCAGGATCATTAGTTCATTCATTACAGGTATTGATTTTTCTATCGCGTTAACCCCCATGAAACTGCTGCCGCTGTGGTATGATTTCCCGAAAACATCTATCTGCCAGTCCACGTTCCCGTTGGACGCTATTGTAATATCATCGCTATCCCCATCCATACTCAGGAAATAATCCGCTTTGAGCTTTCCAAGGTCGGCAAGATAGCACAGGCCGGAATACGGCCCCATCTCTTCATCCGTTGTCAGGGTGATATTAAGATTATATTCTGGCAAAATATCAAGTTCTTCCATTGCGCGAAGTACCGTAAAAAGAGCCGCAGGCCCACTTTTTGAATCTGCCACGCCGCGTCCGAAGATACGCCCCTCCTTTACTGTGCATTCAAACGGTGGTACGGTCCAGTTCTCACTTACCGGGACTACATCAAGATGAGTATTTATCAGCAGGGTCTTTTTTGCATCCACATTCTTTATTGCGCAAAGGTTGACCCTGTCCCCTGTAAGGTGAGTAAGCCTTGGATTCTTCTTCTCGAATAACTCGCGCGACATAAGTATCTTCTCAACCTCAAAATCAAGTTCCTTTAGTTTCTGTGCTGCATAATCCATGGCCTTTTCGTAGTTTTCACCGGGCGGAACATGGGTCTTAAAGTGCACAAGTTCATCGAGTGTTTTTATTGTCTCCTCTGTTCTGGATTCAAGATCGTCAGGTAATGTCGCCATTTGCATCGAAAAGGTTTTTATTACCCAAATCCTTTTTGCCTTGTTTATAGCTATAAGACCCGATGGCAATTGAAGAAGAAATAAGGGCAATCGAAGAAGAAATATCAAAAACTAAGTATAATAAAGCTACCGAAGGTCATATA
This Candidatus Methanoperedens sp. DNA region includes the following protein-coding sequences:
- a CDS encoding ArgE/DapE family deacylase; translation: MQMATLPDDLESRTEETIKTLDELVHFKTHVPPGENYEKAMDYAAQKLKELDFEVEKILMSRELFEKKNPRLTHLTGDRVNLCAIKNVDAKKTLLINTHLDVVPVSENWTVPPFECTVKEGRIFGRGVADSKSGPAALFTVLRAMEELDILPEYNLNITLTTDEEMGPYSGLCYLADLGKLKADYFLSMDGDSDDITIASNGNVDWQIDVFGKSYHSGSSFMGVNAIEKSIPVMNELMILKEKVEKRRSKVPGSLAISEKAGIKTLMPVLNINLMNAGVKQNIVPDKCTMKGDRRFIPEENFDDVCKEFDSAISNVLLKHPEIGLKYSCDEIYAPMLTDMNHPWVKKVQDIASVTAGRQVSLAGAQGSLDVAYAVKVTGLPACCFGIGRRTESNAHADDENIRVDDLVMYTKFLGKLICGDQ